A window of the Oncorhynchus tshawytscha isolate Ot180627B unplaced genomic scaffold, Otsh_v2.0 Un_scaffold_7250_pilon_pilon, whole genome shotgun sequence genome harbors these coding sequences:
- the LOC121845369 gene encoding dynein light chain Tctex-type 3-like: protein MEEFSGEEGSFNSEEASNSVKECIQSIIGEESYRQDTVNQWTAKIVEQALTLLVKQTKSYKYIVSCAVMQKSGAGLHTANSCYWDTVTDGSCTVKWENRTMYCVVSVFAVALTP, encoded by the exons ATGGAGGAATTTTCTGGGGAAGAG GGCTCTTTCAACTCTGAAGAGGCCAGTAACTCCGTGAAAGAG TGTATTCAGAGTATCATTGGAGAAGAGAGCTACAGACAGGACACTGTGAACCAGTGGACAGCCAAGATTGTGGAGCAAGCCCTCACCCTGCTGGTCAAACAGACTAAGTCATACAAGTACATTG ttagcTGTGCTGTCATGCAGAAGAGTGGTGCTGGTCTCCACACAGCTAACTCCTGCTACTGGGACACTGTTACTGATG GGAGCTGCACAGTGAAATGGGAGAACCGCACCATGTACtgtgtggtcagtgtgtttgCTGTGGCCTTAACCCCCTAG
- the LOC112266313 gene encoding LOW QUALITY PROTEIN: cytochrome b-245 heavy chain-like (The sequence of the model RefSeq protein was modified relative to this genomic sequence to represent the inferred CDS: inserted 1 base in 1 codon), with protein MGNFAANEGLSVFVILVWLGINAYLFVQFYMNFLTERWFYTRVLLGDALSWARAPAACLNFNCMLILLPVCRNLLSFLRGSIQCCSRTAARQLDRNITFHKLVAYMIAFHTAVHIIAHLFNFEWFMGAQLYRNSSSLPFVLSQIGTGDNASYLNPIRTDQTNPTIVMFTTIAGLTGVVITLALILIITSSMEVIRRSYFEVFWYTHHLFIIFFIGLVFHGFGRIVRGQTATSLLENKPSQCKDQFESWGMNGTFCPKPEFAGNPPMTWKWVVGPMILYVCERLVRFYRSQQKVVITKVVMHPSKTLELQMKRKGFSMEVGQYVFMQCPCVSQLEWHPFTLTSAPEEDHFSVHIRIVGDWTQGLYEACGGDKNETQEAWKLPKMAIDGPFGTASEDVFGYEVVMLVGAGIGVXPFASVLKSVWYKHIQENQNVFTKKIYFYWLCPETQAFEWFADLLQSLEGQMTEKGMVDFLSYNIYLTRWKETEAAHFRVHHEAENDPITGLKQKTLYGKPNWDNEFTTIGTKHPEKKVGVFLCGPTQLADVLEKQCLSHSEAGVKFIFNKENF; from the exons ATGGGCAACTTTGCTGCCAACGAGGGACTTTCGGTCTTTGTCATT CTGGTATGGCTGGGAATCAATGCTTACCTGTTTGTCCAGTTCTAcatgaacttcctgactgagagATGGTTCTACACACGGGTCCTTCTTGGG GATGCCCTCTCCTGGGCCAGGGCTCCTGCAGCCTGTCTCAACTTTAACTGTATGCTTATTCTGCTGCCAGTCTGCCGGAACCTTCTGTCCTTCCTGCGCGGCTCCATTCAG TGTTGCAGTCGCACAGCTGCTCGACAACTGGACAGAAACATCACCTTTCACAAGCTGGTAGCTTACATGATAGCATTTCACACAG CGGTCCACATCATCGCCCACCTGTTTAACTTTGAGTGGTTCATGGGAGCCCAGCTGTACAGGAACAGCAGCTCTCTGCCCTTTGTGCTGTCCCAGATTGGCACCGGAGACAATGCCTCCTACCTAAACCCCATCAGGACTGACCAGACC AACCCAACCATAGTGATGTTCACTACCATCGCGGGGTTAACGGGCGTGGTCATCACCTTGGCCCTCATCCTCATCATTACAtcatccatggaggtcatccgCAGGTCATACTTCGAGGTTTTCTGGTACACCCATCACCTCTTCATCATCTTCTTCATCGGACTCGTCTTCCACGGCTTCGG GCGAATTGTCCGAGGGCAGACCGCTACAAGTCTCCTGGAGAACAAGCCATCGCAGTGTAAAGATCAGTTTGAGTCATGGGGAATGAACGGGACCTTCTGCCCTAAGCCAGAGTTTGCTGGGAACCCTCCTATG ACATGGAAGTGGGTGGTGGGGCCTATGAtcttgtatgtgtgtgagagactggTCCGATTCTACCGCTCCCAACAGAAGGTGGTCATCACCAAG GTGGTGATGCACCCGTCCAAGACCCTGGAGCTCCAGATGAAGAGGAAGGGCTTCAGCATGGAGGTCGGCCAGTACGTCTTCATGCAGTGTCCCTGCGTCTCCCAGCTGGAGTGGCATCCCTTCACCCTCACCTCCGCCCCCGAGGAGGATCACTTCAGCGTCCACATCCGTATCGTGGGCGACTGGACCCAGGGCCTGTACGAGGCCTGCGGAGGGGACAAGAACGAGACCCAGGAGGCATGGAAACTGCCCAA AATGGCGATAGATGGCCCGTTTGGTACGGCCAGTGAGGACGTGTTCGGCTATGAGGTGGTCATGCTGGTGGGTGCTGGCATCGGGG ACCCCTTCGCCTCCGTCCTCAAGTCAGTGTGGTACAAACACATCCAGGAGAACCAGAACGTCTTCACCAAGAAG ATCTACTTCTATTGGCTGTGTCCTGAGACCCAGGCGTTTGAGTGGTTTGCTGACCTGCTGCAGTCTCTGGAGGGACAGATGACAGAGAAAGGCATGGTGGACTTCCTCAGCTACAACATCTACCTGACCCGCTGGAAAGAGACCGAG gCTGCTCACTTCAGAGTTCACCATGAGGCAGAGAATGACCCTATCACAGGGCTGAAGCAGAAGACTCTGTATGGGAAACCTAACTGGGACAATGAGTTTACTACTATTGGGACAAAGCATCCAGA gaaaAAAGTAGGAGTGTTCCTGTGCGGTCCCACCCAGCTGGCTGACGTCTTGGAGAAGCAGTGCCTGTCTCACTCTGAGGCTGGTGTCAAGTTCATCTTCAACAAGGAAAACTTCTGA